In the Gammaproteobacteria bacterium genome, TGTTTGTGCTCATAGATTCTTTTAACAAGATTAGAAGTCACTCCTGTGTAAAGGGTCCCATTTATCTTGTTTGCCATGATATAAACAGCTGGCTCTTTCATTTTTTTTTCCGGTTAAATTATTTTATCGTGCTTAAACGAAAATTAGATGAGGATGGATTGCTTCGAGTACTCGCAATGACGCTTCGCTTTTTGACGCTTCACGTTTTTGATTAAAAATATTTATCTGAAACTCTATGCGTCACTAATTTATTAATTATTAGTCAATTTCACAAAATAGAAATAGAATACCACCATTTATAATATATGGAAATTATGGCATGTCAAAAGAAATTATAGTTAGCTCCCTCTTCAGGCGCGATATAGAAAAAGATATGAAAATATTTTACAACAGCTTAAATGAAAAAGATCAAAGGCATTATGCAGCATTAAACGCAAAAAAAGCTGTGCTATTGAGGAATCACTTATATTGCTGAACTATTTAATTATGCGCGACCATCAATATATGATGGCCTGGATGAATTAAAAAAAACACTGTAAGCTCAATATTTTTTCCATTATTTATATATTTTATGAAGACAAGCCCATGATTTGAGGTAATGTAATATTCCATGCAATGAGTTCTTTAGAATATATATTATTCTTGATTCCATCGACACTTATAGCGTTTCTCTTGCTTTTTTGATGTTGGCGGTTTTTTTAATTGATTAAGTCAATTACCGCAAAAGATATAAATGTTATGCTTGGCGGACAATCTTTCCTCAACGCATTCCTGCCCTGTATTAGCTGTGAAAAATAATTTATAGCTGCCGATAGAATTTTATTGTGCGGTCAAAAATTCGCGCTACAATAGCTCCATATGCAAATAAAATAGACCTCAGTATGTCACATAATTTTGAAACACTTATCAATTCAGCTTTTGAAGAAAAAGGCCAACTTTCACCCTCAAGCCACCCTCTCAAGCTCTCTACAGCGATTAAAACTATCATAGATGCGCTTAATCAAGGAATTCTGCGTGTTGCAGAAATGCATGATGGAAAGTGGCTTGTTAATCAATGGATTAAAAAAGCGATTCTGCTTTCCTTTATTACTACCGCGAATAAAACAATACACAGTGGTGATTTGCAATATTTTGATAAAATTTTGTCAAAGTATGACCAATATGGCGAACAAGAGTTCCTTGCTGAAAAAATTCGCGTTGTTCCAGGGGCTTATGCCAGGCATGGCAGTTATATTGGAAAAAACGTTATTTTAATGCCTAGTTTCGTCAATATTGGCGCTTATATAGATGATGGCTGCATGGTAGACACCTGGGCAACAGTAGGCAGCTGCGCGCAAATTGGAAAAAACGTCCATCTTTCAGGCGGAGTTGGCATTGGTGGCGTATTAGAACCGTTGCAAGCTAATCCAACTATCATCGAAGACAATTGCTTTATTGGCGCACGATCCGAAATTGTTGAAGGCGTGATTGTCGAAAAAAACTCTGTAATCAGCATGGGTGTGTTTATTGGGCAAAGCACTAAAATATATGCGCGCGAAACAGGTGAAATCTTTTACGGACGTGTTCCAGCAGGATCGGTGGTGGTTCCAGGAAGCTTGCC is a window encoding:
- the dapD gene encoding 2,3,4,5-tetrahydropyridine-2,6-dicarboxylate N-succinyltransferase, encoding MSHNFETLINSAFEEKGQLSPSSHPLKLSTAIKTIIDALNQGILRVAEMHDGKWLVNQWIKKAILLSFITTANKTIHSGDLQYFDKILSKYDQYGEQEFLAEKIRVVPGAYARHGSYIGKNVILMPSFVNIGAYIDDGCMVDTWATVGSCAQIGKNVHLSGGVGIGGVLEPLQANPTIIEDNCFIGARSEIVEGVIVEKNSVISMGVFIGQSTKIYARETGEIFYGRVPAGSVVVPGSLPSQDGSHSLACAVIIKQIDERTRLKTSINELLRQ